The proteins below come from a single Prolixibacter sp. NT017 genomic window:
- a CDS encoding UDP-2,3-diacylglucosamine diphosphatase, whose translation MTSRNKIYFVSDVHLGAPALNDNPEREKLFVSWLEEISHDAEMIFLMGDIFDFWFEYKRVAPRGFVRVLGKIAEITDKGIPVHFFTGNHDVWVFDYLPSETGVIVHREPFETEIKGKRFFLAHGDGLNPSDKGYLFIKALFHNRAAQWLFSRLHPNFAFGLAHRWSKHSRLSNGVDGARFMGEENEEQISFARRMINEGKHFDYFVFGHRHLALEYDLNQESKLFLLGEWIKSYSYGVFDGADFRLERIHNTPPSGKN comes from the coding sequence GTGACGTCTCGTAATAAAATATATTTTGTATCGGATGTGCACCTTGGGGCTCCGGCTTTGAATGACAATCCCGAAAGGGAAAAGCTGTTTGTCTCATGGCTTGAGGAGATAAGTCACGACGCCGAGATGATTTTCCTGATGGGGGATATTTTCGACTTTTGGTTTGAATACAAAAGAGTCGCTCCCCGTGGATTCGTCAGGGTACTGGGAAAAATAGCAGAAATAACCGATAAAGGCATTCCCGTGCATTTCTTTACAGGAAATCACGATGTATGGGTATTTGATTATTTACCGTCCGAAACCGGAGTTATTGTCCACCGGGAACCGTTTGAAACCGAAATAAAGGGGAAACGTTTTTTCCTGGCGCATGGCGATGGACTGAATCCTTCCGATAAAGGCTACCTGTTTATCAAAGCTCTTTTTCATAATCGCGCAGCTCAGTGGTTATTTTCCAGACTTCACCCCAATTTTGCTTTTGGCCTGGCGCATCGCTGGTCGAAACACAGCCGGTTGTCCAACGGCGTTGATGGGGCAAGATTTATGGGTGAAGAAAACGAGGAGCAAATTTCGTTTGCCCGGAGAATGATTAATGAAGGAAAGCACTTTGATTATTTTGTTTTTGGACACCGTCACCTGGCGCTCGAATACGACCTGAATCAGGAGAGCAAATTGTTTTTACTGGGAGAGTGGATTAAGTCGTATTCTTACGGAGTATTTGACGGTGCTGATTTTCGACTGGAAAGAATTCATAATACTCCCCCGAGTGGGAAAAATTAA
- a CDS encoding TlpA disulfide reductase family protein codes for MKKLFFAVAILFLLYSCGEKTNFSVSGTINGAGGKMVYLNELKVSSQIPVDSVRVNNKGQFELKGNATEPTFYLLKFNDHNFVTLLLDSTEQATVNGSYKNLPSDYTVKGSLGSKLVKELNTHYTDVKQQLDSLKSLFNTHKGDANYESERKQWNDEYVALKNKHAAYLKKFVMAHPFSLSSVMALYQKWDDGNFIVQDLHTMKVAASALSAMYPNSSQVKALHSNTLDIMRQQNNQKMTQLIKQAGQNSPDITLPNPEGKDISLSSMRGKYVLVQFWAGQDRDSRVMNPVLVANYKKYHPKGFDIYQVSIDTSRTAWLNAIQQDHLSWTNVGDMKGSVQAVRNYNIQTIPYNYLLGKDGSILAKNLMGPALNNTLQKYLK; via the coding sequence ATGAAAAAATTGTTTTTTGCAGTAGCCATTCTTTTTCTGCTTTATTCATGCGGAGAGAAAACCAATTTTTCTGTTTCGGGAACCATCAATGGTGCCGGCGGAAAGATGGTGTATCTGAATGAGTTGAAAGTGAGTTCCCAGATTCCGGTCGATTCGGTACGAGTTAACAACAAAGGACAATTCGAGCTCAAAGGAAACGCTACTGAGCCGACATTTTACCTGTTGAAATTCAACGACCACAACTTCGTGACCTTGTTGCTCGATTCGACAGAACAAGCGACGGTTAACGGCAGTTACAAGAATTTGCCATCAGATTATACGGTGAAAGGTTCGCTCGGCTCGAAGTTGGTGAAGGAGTTGAATACTCATTACACCGATGTAAAGCAGCAACTTGATTCACTGAAGAGCCTGTTTAATACCCACAAAGGTGATGCTAATTACGAAAGTGAGCGTAAGCAGTGGAACGATGAGTATGTCGCACTGAAAAACAAGCATGCAGCATACCTCAAGAAATTTGTGATGGCTCACCCGTTCTCTCTGTCAAGTGTAATGGCGCTTTACCAGAAATGGGACGACGGCAATTTCATTGTACAGGATTTGCATACTATGAAAGTGGCAGCTTCGGCGCTATCGGCCATGTACCCCAACAGTAGCCAGGTAAAGGCACTGCACTCCAACACGCTGGATATAATGCGTCAGCAGAATAACCAAAAAATGACGCAACTGATTAAGCAGGCCGGACAAAACAGCCCCGATATTACCTTACCCAATCCGGAAGGCAAAGACATTTCCCTTTCGTCGATGCGTGGCAAATATGTGCTGGTTCAGTTCTGGGCTGGTCAGGATCGCGATTCGCGTGTAATGAACCCGGTTTTGGTGGCGAACTACAAGAAGTACCATCCGAAGGGATTTGATATTTACCAGGTAAGTATCGATACAAGTCGTACCGCATGGCTCAATGCAATTCAGCAGGACCATCTTAGCTGGACCAATGTTGGCGATATGAAAGGAAGTGTACAGGCTGTTCGGAATTACAATATCCAGACCATTCCGTACAATTACCTGTTGGGCAAGGATGGTTCGATTCTGGCGAAAAACCTGATGGGACCGGCTCTGAATAATACGTTGCAAAAATATTTGAAGTGA
- a CDS encoding bifunctional riboflavin kinase/FAD synthetase: MEIHNGLEHFNANKPVITIGTFDGVHLGHRQVISRLKEIADSVNGESVIFTFYPHPRLIVSPEENTLRLLTTRDEKIDLFREIGIDHLVIFPFTAEFSKLSYEDFVRTILVGKMNISHLVVGYDHKLGRNREGNYTVLKALSKELNFTIEQLDVLLMEDVNISSTKIRQSLETGNVARANRYLGYDYTLTGKVIAGNQLGRKLGFPTANIETLDEHKLIPHDGVYAVRVKIDNSDYEGMLNIGTRPTISHNADHRSIEVHIFDFNQDIYMHELTLYFVGKIRDEHKFESIDALQDQLKKDKESALEILSGQ; this comes from the coding sequence GTGGAGATTCATAACGGACTTGAACATTTTAATGCCAATAAACCGGTAATTACCATAGGAACGTTCGACGGTGTCCATCTGGGGCACCGACAGGTTATTTCCCGGCTAAAGGAAATCGCCGATTCCGTTAATGGTGAATCAGTGATTTTTACTTTCTACCCACACCCCCGTCTCATTGTCAGTCCTGAAGAGAATACGTTGCGTTTGTTAACAACCCGTGACGAAAAGATTGATCTGTTTCGGGAAATTGGCATCGATCATTTGGTGATTTTTCCGTTTACAGCGGAATTTTCCAAACTCTCCTATGAAGATTTTGTGAGAACCATTTTGGTTGGGAAAATGAACATCAGTCACCTGGTGGTTGGCTACGACCATAAACTGGGACGAAACCGGGAAGGAAATTACACTGTTCTGAAAGCACTTTCCAAGGAACTCAATTTTACCATTGAACAACTGGACGTTTTATTGATGGAAGATGTCAACATCAGCTCAACGAAAATACGTCAGTCGCTGGAAACAGGAAATGTAGCCAGGGCTAACCGATATCTGGGGTACGATTATACGCTAACAGGAAAAGTGATTGCCGGCAACCAACTGGGGCGTAAACTGGGTTTTCCCACCGCCAACATCGAAACGTTGGATGAGCATAAACTCATTCCTCATGACGGTGTTTATGCTGTCAGAGTAAAAATTGACAATTCCGATTACGAGGGAATGCTCAATATCGGAACTCGCCCGACCATCAGTCATAATGCCGATCATCGGAGTATCGAAGTCCACATTTTCGACTTCAATCAGGATATTTACATGCATGAACTAACGCTCTATTTTGTTGGCAAAATCCGCGATGAGCATAAATTCGAATCGATCGATGCTTTGCAGGATCAATTGAAAAAGGACAAAGAGAGCGCACTTGAAATACTTTCGGGACAATAG
- the ahcY gene encoding adenosylhomocysteinase, protein MMSVVTDTKTDYKVRDISLADFGRKEIEIAEKEMPGLMSIREKYGKEKPLAGARIMGSLHMTIQTAVLIETLVELGADVRWASCNIFSTQDHAAAAIAAANVPVFAWKGETLAEYWWCTERALDFGEGKGPHLIVDDGGDATLMVHLGYKAEKDASVLEKEAEGEDEVELQKTLKRILAETPNRWGNAVKELKGVSEETTTGVHRLYQMMERGELLFPAINVNDSVTKSKFDNTYGCRESLADGIKRATDVMIAGKVVVVCGYGDVGKGCARSMRGYGARVVVTEIDPICALQAAMEGFEVKTVEDALSEGNIYVTTTGNKDIITAEHMANMKDQAIVCNIGHFDNEIQVAQLEKWPGISKKNIKPQVDKYEYPDGHSIFLLAEGRLVNLGCATGHPSFVMSNSFTNQTLAQLDLWKNDYKVDVYRLPKHLDEEVARLHLEQLGVKMTKLTKEQAEYLGVPENGPFKPEHYRY, encoded by the coding sequence ATTATGAGTGTTGTAACTGATACCAAAACAGATTATAAAGTCAGGGATATTTCGCTGGCCGATTTCGGAAGAAAAGAGATTGAGATTGCTGAAAAAGAAATGCCTGGACTGATGTCCATCCGTGAAAAATACGGAAAGGAAAAGCCGCTAGCGGGTGCCCGCATTATGGGTTCTCTCCATATGACCATCCAAACTGCCGTGTTGATTGAAACATTGGTAGAACTGGGAGCCGACGTTCGTTGGGCTTCGTGTAATATTTTTTCCACGCAGGATCATGCTGCCGCTGCTATTGCCGCTGCCAATGTTCCGGTATTCGCCTGGAAAGGTGAAACACTGGCAGAATACTGGTGGTGCACTGAGCGCGCCCTGGATTTCGGTGAAGGAAAAGGCCCGCACCTGATTGTTGATGATGGTGGCGACGCAACACTGATGGTTCATCTGGGTTACAAAGCCGAAAAAGATGCTTCCGTTCTGGAGAAAGAAGCAGAAGGTGAAGATGAAGTTGAACTGCAGAAGACATTGAAACGCATCCTGGCTGAAACTCCCAATCGTTGGGGAAATGCAGTTAAGGAACTGAAAGGTGTTTCGGAAGAAACAACAACCGGAGTTCACCGCCTGTACCAAATGATGGAGCGTGGCGAATTGCTGTTCCCGGCCATCAACGTAAACGATTCGGTTACCAAATCGAAATTCGATAATACATATGGCTGCCGCGAATCGCTGGCCGACGGTATCAAACGTGCAACCGACGTGATGATTGCCGGTAAAGTGGTTGTAGTTTGTGGTTATGGCGACGTTGGTAAAGGCTGTGCCCGCTCGATGCGTGGTTATGGTGCCCGTGTGGTCGTTACCGAAATTGACCCGATTTGCGCTCTTCAGGCTGCCATGGAAGGTTTTGAAGTGAAAACAGTGGAAGATGCGCTGAGCGAAGGTAATATCTACGTGACCACTACCGGAAACAAAGATATTATCACCGCTGAACACATGGCCAACATGAAAGATCAGGCCATTGTCTGCAACATTGGTCACTTCGATAATGAAATTCAGGTAGCTCAACTGGAAAAATGGCCTGGAATCAGCAAAAAGAATATCAAACCGCAGGTTGACAAGTATGAGTATCCTGATGGCCACTCTATCTTCTTGTTGGCGGAAGGCCGTTTGGTGAACCTGGGATGTGCCACCGGCCACCCATCGTTCGTAATGAGTAACTCATTTACCAACCAGACACTGGCTCAGCTCGATCTCTGGAAAAATGATTATAAAGTTGATGTTTACCGTTTGCCCAAACATCTTGACGAAGAAGTAGCACGCCTTCACCTGGAACAGTTGGGTGTGAAGATGACAAAATTGACGAAAGAGCAGGCTGAATATCTCGGTGTTCCGGAAAACGGACCGTTCAAACCCGAACATTACCGCTATTAA
- the greA gene encoding transcription elongation factor GreA yields the protein MAKVTYITAEGLKKLKADLERLMTVERPAISKQIGEAIEKGDISENAEYDAAKDAQGMLEAKIAKLQEQVANARIIDQSKIDCSSVQILNKVTIKNKKNNAVMAYTIVSEHEADLKAGKISVNTPIAQGLLGKKVGDEVEIQVPSGVIPFEVVNIEMGV from the coding sequence ATGGCAAAGGTTACATATATAACTGCTGAAGGTCTAAAAAAATTGAAAGCTGATCTGGAACGCCTGATGACGGTTGAACGTCCGGCAATTTCAAAGCAGATAGGTGAAGCCATTGAAAAAGGCGATATTTCGGAAAATGCGGAGTACGATGCGGCCAAAGATGCCCAGGGTATGCTCGAAGCAAAAATTGCCAAACTTCAGGAACAGGTAGCCAACGCCCGTATTATCGACCAATCGAAAATTGACTGTTCATCCGTTCAGATTCTGAACAAGGTGACTATCAAGAATAAAAAGAATAATGCCGTCATGGCTTACACTATTGTTTCGGAACACGAAGCTGACCTAAAAGCTGGTAAAATCAGTGTGAATACACCAATCGCACAGGGTTTGCTAGGCAAGAAAGTTGGCGACGAAGTAGAAATTCAGGTTCCGTCAGGTGTGATTCCTTTCGAAGTGGTCAATATTGAAATGGGTGTTTAA
- a CDS encoding HIT family protein — translation MASIFTKIVEGEIPAYKVAEDENYLAFLDIFPLAKGHVLVIPKKEVDYLFDLDDELYTGLQLFAKRVAVALKKAIPCKKVGVAVLGLEVPHAHIHLVPMQSEKDINFSNPKLKLSEEEFKEITEKIKKEL, via the coding sequence ATGGCAAGTATTTTCACGAAAATAGTCGAAGGCGAAATTCCTGCATACAAAGTGGCGGAAGACGAAAACTATCTTGCGTTCCTCGATATTTTCCCATTGGCAAAAGGGCATGTACTGGTCATTCCGAAGAAAGAAGTAGATTATCTTTTCGATTTGGACGATGAGTTGTACACCGGTTTGCAGCTGTTTGCCAAGCGAGTAGCTGTCGCCCTGAAAAAAGCCATTCCGTGTAAAAAAGTCGGAGTTGCCGTTCTGGGCCTCGAGGTTCCGCATGCCCATATTCACCTGGTACCTATGCAGAGTGAGAAAGACATCAACTTCTCCAATCCGAAATTGAAACTGTCGGAAGAGGAGTTCAAGGAAATTACGGAAAAGATTAAAAAGGAATTATAA
- the ruvC gene encoding crossover junction endodeoxyribonuclease RuvC yields the protein MEKEKTILGIDPGSNVMGYGVVKVIGTKAQIVTLGVVKTSGFGDHYQKLRHIFERTLYLVDAFQPDEAALEAPFYGKNVQSMLKLGRAQGVAMAAALYRGVPIFEYAPLKIKQAITGTGSASKEQVAYFLKQMFNMEIRPKELDATDGLAAAVCHYLQGRNPAKGKSYNSWEDFIRKNPDRIK from the coding sequence TTGGAAAAGGAAAAAACCATATTAGGAATTGACCCGGGCTCGAATGTGATGGGCTATGGCGTAGTAAAAGTCATCGGAACGAAAGCTCAAATCGTTACGTTGGGGGTCGTGAAAACGTCCGGATTTGGCGATCACTACCAGAAACTTCGTCATATTTTTGAGCGGACCCTTTATTTGGTCGATGCCTTCCAGCCGGACGAAGCCGCGTTGGAGGCACCGTTTTACGGAAAGAACGTGCAGTCGATGCTGAAGTTGGGGCGGGCGCAGGGAGTTGCTATGGCAGCAGCGCTTTATCGGGGGGTTCCGATATTCGAATATGCTCCCTTAAAGATCAAACAAGCCATTACCGGTACGGGCTCGGCATCGAAAGAGCAGGTAGCCTATTTTTTGAAACAGATGTTCAATATGGAGATTCGCCCGAAAGAGCTGGATGCGACAGACGGACTGGCGGCGGCAGTATGTCATTACCTGCAGGGAAGAAATCCTGCCAAAGGGAAATCGTACAATAGTTGGGAAGACTTTATCCGGAAAAATCCGGACCGGATCAAATAA
- a CDS encoding tetratricopeptide repeat protein, which yields MKKGPNSFTIYFFFFTLIFFSAGISQSFAQKKSEKVMIRDQANRYFQEQKYDKAAELFKSLYDDSGADAYFEYYLRCLIESGDYKTALKTIRQKVKQSKQSKYLVWQGYVYSREGDTKRAEEYYQQALDGLQPERSRIIELGNAFYTLGEMDWAAKVYQEAQKKFPSQEFHYELAQIYFRTRNYPLMLDAYLDLLKSQPKALTTVEGRLMTAFYYDIDGELKDQMQKTILTRIQSDPGNVVYNKLFVWFLIQQKNYSAALSQALALDRRTGDEASTLLNLAQLAAKGGAYSEALRTYDYLKSRKGDNPYREEAQLRQTQVAYQHFLADQTLRKTAIDSLDQLFQATFHHLGESRHTLFLIEDYAQFLAFYNHQPAKAIELLERAGKIQGLNPTQRGKLKVELADCNVCTGDYWEAVLLYAQVSKEMRETNWADEAKFKRARLAYYMGDFNWVKAQMDILKGSTAKLTANDALALSLLIENHEAPDSLNSDLQMLARADLDQFCNRPRQALLRLDSLQQKYPYSDLNEEVFSRKAKILVKLHNYQEAASAYNDLLKKYPDGKNSDEARFRLGELYEKELNLPDKAEEIYKDIVLHHPGSVYIEDARKNYRALRDKK from the coding sequence ATGAAAAAAGGACCTAATTCCTTTACGATATATTTTTTCTTTTTTACGCTCATCTTCTTCTCTGCTGGTATTTCACAGAGCTTTGCCCAGAAGAAGAGTGAGAAAGTGATGATTCGCGATCAGGCCAACCGTTATTTTCAGGAGCAGAAGTACGACAAAGCGGCCGAACTTTTCAAATCGCTTTACGATGATTCCGGGGCTGACGCCTATTTCGAGTATTACCTGCGTTGTTTGATCGAATCGGGTGATTATAAGACAGCTTTGAAAACCATTCGGCAAAAGGTCAAGCAGAGCAAACAGTCAAAATACCTGGTATGGCAGGGGTATGTGTACAGTCGGGAGGGCGACACGAAACGTGCTGAGGAATATTATCAACAGGCGTTGGATGGTCTTCAGCCCGAGCGTTCGCGTATTATAGAGCTTGGAAATGCGTTTTATACGCTGGGCGAAATGGACTGGGCAGCGAAAGTATACCAGGAAGCACAGAAGAAGTTTCCATCCCAGGAATTTCATTATGAACTGGCCCAAATTTATTTCCGTACCCGGAATTACCCGTTGATGCTCGATGCTTACCTTGACTTGCTGAAATCGCAGCCAAAAGCTTTGACTACTGTGGAGGGCCGGTTGATGACGGCATTCTATTACGATATTGACGGAGAGTTGAAGGACCAGATGCAAAAAACAATCCTGACCCGCATACAGTCCGATCCGGGGAATGTGGTCTACAACAAATTATTTGTTTGGTTTCTCATTCAGCAAAAAAACTATTCAGCAGCATTAAGTCAGGCACTGGCGCTCGATCGAAGAACCGGCGATGAAGCTTCAACGCTTTTAAATCTGGCACAACTGGCTGCTAAAGGCGGTGCCTATTCCGAAGCACTTCGGACTTACGATTACCTGAAAAGCCGAAAAGGTGACAATCCCTACCGGGAAGAGGCTCAACTGCGGCAAACGCAGGTCGCTTATCAGCATTTTCTGGCCGATCAAACGTTAAGAAAAACAGCTATTGACAGCCTTGATCAGTTGTTTCAGGCTACATTTCATCATCTGGGCGAAAGTCGTCACACATTGTTTTTGATAGAAGACTACGCACAGTTTTTAGCATTTTACAATCATCAACCGGCCAAAGCCATCGAATTGCTTGAGAGAGCAGGAAAGATACAGGGATTGAACCCGACACAAAGAGGGAAGCTGAAAGTAGAGTTGGCCGATTGCAACGTTTGTACAGGCGACTATTGGGAAGCCGTTTTGTTGTACGCACAGGTTAGCAAAGAGATGAGGGAAACCAATTGGGCTGATGAGGCAAAGTTTAAGCGGGCCAGGTTGGCATATTACATGGGAGATTTCAATTGGGTGAAAGCCCAAATGGATATTTTGAAGGGGAGCACAGCTAAACTCACTGCCAACGACGCACTGGCGCTTTCGTTGTTGATTGAAAATCACGAGGCGCCCGATTCACTCAACAGCGATTTGCAGATGCTGGCCCGTGCCGATTTGGATCAGTTTTGTAACCGACCTCGGCAGGCACTTCTGCGACTCGATTCTCTGCAACAGAAATATCCTTACAGCGATTTAAATGAGGAGGTTTTTTCCCGCAAGGCAAAAATATTGGTCAAACTCCACAACTACCAGGAAGCGGCGAGCGCGTATAATGACTTATTGAAAAAATATCCTGATGGAAAAAACAGTGATGAGGCTCGTTTCAGGTTGGGAGAGTTGTATGAAAAAGAGCTAAATCTTCCCGATAAAGCAGAAGAGATTTACAAAGACATCGTTCTGCATCATCCCGGGAGTGTTTACATCGAAGATGCACGAAAAAATTACCGGGCGCTTAGGGATAAGAAGTAA
- a CDS encoding YihY/virulence factor BrkB family protein, translated as MPVTELKEYVRKRLEHIRERAKKISLPIFEDVPLYDVGLFFWKGIENGSITTRASAIAFNIILAIFPAIIFIFTLIPYVPIENFQSELLGLIESIVPQNAFEAINSTVEDIITQPHGGLLSFGFFFALIFATNGVDSLISAFNATVHEMDARSWWNQRVVSLALVIILTLLMTVGITLMTLGQLALNFLVDKHILVKDFTYYLLLVGKWVVICALFFFTYAFLFYYAPAKKSKFRFISAGVSLAAILSLITSLGFSFYINNFGRYNKLYGSIGTLLVVMIWIYFNAVILLVGFELNVSIANARKNNKKFSADEIDEFSNLDLK; from the coding sequence ATGCCTGTGACAGAACTCAAGGAATATGTCCGCAAGCGGCTGGAACACATTCGGGAGCGGGCAAAGAAGATTTCATTACCAATTTTTGAAGACGTCCCCCTTTACGATGTCGGTCTGTTTTTCTGGAAGGGAATTGAAAACGGATCCATCACGACGAGGGCGTCGGCGATTGCTTTCAACATTATACTGGCCATTTTCCCGGCCATTATTTTCATCTTTACCCTAATTCCGTATGTCCCGATTGAGAATTTCCAGTCGGAATTGCTGGGCTTGATCGAGAGCATCGTACCGCAAAATGCTTTCGAAGCCATTAACAGTACGGTGGAGGATATCATTACGCAACCACATGGTGGCTTGTTGTCCTTTGGTTTCTTTTTCGCTCTCATTTTTGCTACCAACGGAGTTGATTCCCTGATTTCGGCATTTAATGCCACTGTGCATGAGATGGATGCCCGCTCGTGGTGGAATCAACGTGTGGTTTCGCTGGCTTTGGTCATCATTCTTACGTTGCTGATGACGGTTGGGATCACTTTGATGACTCTCGGGCAACTAGCGCTTAACTTTCTGGTCGATAAACATATCCTGGTAAAGGACTTTACGTACTATTTGCTGTTGGTCGGTAAATGGGTAGTTATTTGCGCCCTCTTCTTTTTCACTTACGCGTTTTTGTTTTATTACGCACCTGCGAAGAAATCCAAGTTTCGTTTCATTTCTGCCGGTGTGAGTCTGGCAGCTATACTTTCGTTGATTACATCACTGGGATTTTCGTTCTACATCAATAATTTTGGGCGCTACAACAAATTGTATGGTTCAATTGGAACGCTGCTGGTGGTAATGATTTGGATTTACTTTAACGCGGTCATTTTGCTGGTCGGATTCGAGCTAAACGTGAGTATTGCCAATGCCCGGAAGAATAATAAAAAATTCTCAGCCGACGAAATCGACGAATTTTCTAACCTCGATTTAAAATGA
- a CDS encoding DUF4783 domain-containing protein yields MKKKAGKILIALFLFILPATALYAQMPDQIIIGLSSGNAKKLAAYFNDNVELVILNRENVCSQAQAEQILKDFFAKNKPNQFRVIHQGGKEDARYAIGSLETDKETFRVYFLLKNKDNKPLIHQLRIEKE; encoded by the coding sequence ATGAAGAAAAAGGCAGGAAAAATTTTGATCGCCTTGTTCCTGTTTATCCTTCCGGCCACCGCACTATATGCACAAATGCCGGACCAAATTATTATCGGGTTAAGCTCGGGAAACGCCAAAAAGTTGGCAGCTTACTTTAACGATAATGTTGAGCTTGTTATTTTAAACAGGGAAAACGTATGTTCGCAGGCTCAGGCAGAACAGATTCTGAAGGATTTCTTTGCAAAAAATAAACCCAATCAGTTCCGGGTCATTCACCAGGGCGGCAAGGAAGATGCCCGCTATGCCATTGGAAGTCTGGAAACTGATAAGGAAACATTCCGGGTATATTTCTTACTAAAGAATAAGGACAACAAACCGTTGATCCATCAGCTTCGCATCGAGAAAGAGTAA
- the rlmH gene encoding 23S rRNA (pseudouridine(1915)-N(3))-methyltransferase RlmH — translation MKVTLVVIGKTDKDYLKKGIDIYSKRLFHYLPFEIKTIPDIKNSKNLNTEQQKEKEGVLILNQVTAMDQLILLDEKGEEMSSIDFSKWMEKRMVAGTKHLVFAIGGPYGFSPAVKARANGKLSLSKMTFSHQMVRMIFIEQLYRAMSILNGEPYHHE, via the coding sequence ATGAAAGTAACACTGGTAGTCATCGGTAAAACGGACAAGGATTATTTGAAGAAGGGAATCGATATTTACAGTAAACGACTGTTTCATTATCTGCCATTTGAGATAAAAACTATCCCCGATATCAAGAACAGTAAAAACCTGAACACTGAACAACAGAAAGAAAAAGAGGGTGTCCTTATTTTAAATCAGGTAACCGCCATGGACCAGCTTATCTTACTGGACGAGAAAGGGGAAGAGATGAGTTCGATCGATTTTTCAAAATGGATGGAAAAACGAATGGTGGCCGGAACAAAACATCTGGTTTTTGCCATCGGTGGGCCTTACGGTTTTTCGCCGGCGGTTAAAGCACGCGCGAATGGAAAGTTGTCGCTCTCGAAAATGACTTTTTCACATCAAATGGTCCGAATGATTTTTATTGAACAACTATATCGCGCTATGAGCATCTTAAATGGCGAACCCTATCATCACGAATAA